A genomic stretch from Alphaproteobacteria bacterium includes:
- a CDS encoding FAD-linked oxidase C-terminal domain-containing protein, with amino-acid sequence MRLPDPDPEILSRRREIVADLRRLVAADGVIADETSLRAFECDGLTAYRQLPMVVVLPETTEQVASVLKYCFEHEIKVVPRGAGTSLSGGALPLGDGVLLGLSKLNRILDVDYVNRTVTAQPGVTNLAITEEVAGEGFYYAPDPSSQIACTIGGNIAENSGGVHCLKYGLTTNNLMGLRIVTIEGEMLSLGGKHLDQPGYDLLGLLTGSEGLLAVVTEVTVRILATPETARAVMFGFPSSQAAGRCVAEIIAAGIVPAGLEMMDGPAIRAAESFVKVGYPLDCEALLIAELDGPAAEVDDLIARVVALAEASGSTSTRVSDSEEERLAIWAGRKAAFPAMGQLSPDYYCMDGTIPRRRLAEVLDGIARLSEEFGLRVANVFHAGDGNLHPLILFDANDPDELHRAETFGSEILKLCVEVGGVLTGEHGVGVEKRDLMEVMFSEIDLAQQQRVKCAFDDKSLLNPGKMFPRLHRCAELGQVHVHGGQLRYPQLPRF; translated from the coding sequence TGTCGCCGCCGATGGCGTGATCGCGGATGAGACCAGCCTGCGTGCCTTCGAATGCGACGGGCTGACGGCCTACCGACAGTTGCCGATGGTGGTGGTTTTGCCAGAGACCACCGAACAGGTGGCGAGCGTCCTCAAATACTGCTTTGAGCACGAAATCAAGGTGGTCCCGCGCGGCGCCGGAACGTCGCTCTCAGGTGGTGCCCTGCCGCTTGGCGATGGCGTCCTTCTCGGCCTGTCGAAGCTGAACCGGATCCTGGATGTGGACTATGTGAACCGCACGGTAACTGCCCAGCCCGGTGTGACCAATCTTGCGATCACCGAAGAGGTGGCGGGCGAGGGCTTCTACTACGCGCCCGATCCGTCCAGCCAGATCGCCTGCACGATCGGCGGCAATATCGCGGAAAATTCGGGCGGCGTGCATTGCCTGAAATACGGGCTGACCACCAACAATCTCATGGGCCTCCGGATCGTGACCATCGAGGGCGAGATGCTCTCGCTCGGGGGCAAGCATCTCGACCAGCCGGGCTATGATCTGCTCGGACTTCTGACAGGTTCCGAAGGTCTGCTCGCCGTGGTCACGGAAGTAACGGTCCGAATCCTCGCGACGCCGGAAACGGCCCGCGCCGTCATGTTCGGCTTTCCGTCAAGCCAGGCGGCGGGCCGCTGCGTGGCCGAGATCATCGCAGCCGGCATCGTGCCGGCGGGGCTTGAAATGATGGACGGGCCGGCTATCCGCGCGGCCGAATCCTTCGTCAAGGTTGGCTATCCCCTGGATTGCGAAGCGCTCTTGATCGCCGAGCTCGATGGCCCGGCCGCGGAGGTTGATGACCTGATCGCTCGCGTGGTCGCCCTGGCAGAGGCAAGTGGCAGCACCTCCACGCGTGTCTCCGACAGCGAGGAGGAGCGGCTTGCCATCTGGGCCGGTCGCAAGGCTGCGTTTCCGGCGATGGGCCAGTTGTCGCCGGATTATTACTGTATGGATGGCACGATCCCCCGCCGACGTCTGGCGGAGGTACTCGATGGCATCGCCCGGCTCTCGGAAGAGTTCGGCCTGCGCGTCGCCAATGTTTTCCATGCGGGAGACGGAAATCTGCATCCGCTTATCCTGTTCGATGCAAACGATCCGGACGAACTGCACCGGGCCGAGACGTTCGGTTCCGAAATTCTCAAGCTCTGCGTCGAGGTGGGCGGTGTACTGACGGGCGAGCATGGCGTGGGCGTCGAAAAGCGCGATCTGATGGAGGTCATGTTCTCCGAAATCGATCTCGCGCAGCAGCAGCGAGTCAAATGCGCGTTTGATGACAAGTCCCTGCTCAATCCGGGCAAGATGTTTCCGCGCCTGCATCGTTGTGCGGAGCTGGGCCAGGTTCATGTTCATGGCGGCCAGTTGCGTTATCCCCAGCTGCCGAGGTTCTAG
- the glcE gene encoding glycolate oxidase subunit GlcE, whose translation MVDALSPSGVQDLAEMVQECCANATTLEIVAGATKSRLGRPMAADRRLNLGALSGIDFYEPDELVLRAGAATPLGEIEEMLDAHAQTLAFEPPDWRGLLGSVGTATIGGILATNLSGPRRFRAGAARDHILGFEGVNGRGEVFRSGGRVMKNVTGYDLSKLMAGSYGTLGLLAEVTVKVLPRAEKTRTLLLLGLGPREAVAAMAGAAALPVDISGAAYLPPPLGAGSQVAQVAGVRGAVTALRLEGTAASVKVRLARLRAAFPEREMLDLHSRNSQVFWREVRDVTPLAGQSDRVIWRLSVAPGDAPGILESIRAAVAGEYFLDWAGGLLWLAVPSPDAGGAEDGGAGRIRDVTSRHGGHATLVVAPVPLRRAVDPFQPLSPGLAALTGRIKTAFDPKGILNPGRLYREV comes from the coding sequence ATGGTCGACGCGTTGAGCCCGTCAGGCGTACAAGACCTGGCAGAGATGGTGCAGGAGTGCTGCGCGAACGCAACGACGCTCGAGATTGTCGCGGGCGCCACAAAATCGCGCCTCGGCCGGCCGATGGCCGCGGATCGACGGCTCAATCTGGGCGCCCTCAGTGGGATAGATTTCTACGAGCCGGATGAGCTCGTGCTGCGGGCCGGGGCCGCGACGCCGCTTGGTGAAATCGAAGAGATGCTCGATGCGCACGCGCAAACCCTGGCGTTCGAGCCCCCCGACTGGCGCGGCCTCCTGGGCTCGGTGGGCACGGCGACGATCGGCGGAATCCTGGCCACCAATCTCTCGGGACCGCGAAGGTTTCGCGCCGGTGCGGCGCGCGATCATATCCTTGGCTTCGAGGGCGTGAACGGGCGCGGCGAGGTCTTTCGCTCGGGCGGCCGGGTCATGAAGAACGTCACCGGATATGATCTCTCCAAACTCATGGCCGGGAGTTACGGCACGCTGGGCCTGCTGGCGGAGGTGACGGTCAAGGTGCTGCCGCGCGCGGAGAAGACGCGAACGCTTCTGCTGCTGGGGCTCGGGCCCCGGGAGGCGGTGGCCGCTATGGCCGGCGCGGCGGCACTCCCCGTGGATATCTCCGGCGCGGCCTATCTGCCGCCCCCGCTGGGGGCGGGTTCTCAGGTCGCTCAGGTCGCGGGAGTCCGCGGCGCGGTCACGGCATTGCGCCTCGAAGGCACGGCGGCCTCGGTCAAGGTACGTCTCGCACGGCTTCGCGCCGCCTTTCCCGAGCGGGAAATGTTGGATTTGCACAGCCGCAATTCGCAGGTCTTCTGGCGGGAGGTGCGCGATGTGACGCCCCTCGCGGGACAGTCGGACCGCGTGATCTGGCGCCTCTCGGTCGCGCCGGGAGACGCACCGGGGATTCTCGAAAGCATCCGTGCCGCGGTCGCCGGGGAATACTTCCTCGACTGGGCAGGCGGGCTGCTCTGGCTGGCGGTGCCCAGTCCTGATGCCGGCGGTGCGGAGGATGGTGGCGCCGGGCGTATCCGGGATGTCACGTCCCGGCACGGCGGACACGCGACGCTGGTGGTGGCGCCGGTGCCGTTGCGCCGGGCGGTGGACCCGTTCCAGCCGCTTTCGCCCGGCCTGGCGGCGCTGACGGGGCGGATAAAGACGGCCTTCGATCCCAAGGGCATCCTGAACCCCGGCCGGTTGTACCGGGAGGTTTAG
- the glcF gene encoding glycolate oxidase subunit GlcF, producing MQTRFTETQLKDPVYREADAILRSCVHCGFCLSTCPTYVLTGDELDSPRGRIYLIKDMLERDVAPEDATVTHIDRCLSCLSCMTTCPSSVDYMHLADIARARIAARYKRPPVDRLFRGVLARVLPSPRLFALAIGLGRPLAGGLARLPGRIGTLGRLIPKKRAPAQAARARVFAPAEGPPRLRVALLEGCVQTTLAPDINGATIRLLTRLGAEVHIVPRIGCCGALAHHLADHKRARRQARRNVRHWSRALDRPGLDAVVANAAGCGTLIKDYGHLLAGDRRYADSAARVAACTLDVSEVVERLMNEVPSPTLSRGPRPRIAYHGACSLRNGQKIEALPKALLRRMGFEVVDIPEGHLCCGSAGTYNLLEPGFADMLGRRKAERIARTGAEMVASGNIGCQMQISAYSGLPVVHTVALLDWATGGPDPRAGV from the coding sequence ATGCAGACCCGGTTTACCGAGACACAGTTGAAGGACCCGGTCTATCGGGAGGCGGACGCGATTCTCCGCTCCTGCGTTCATTGCGGTTTCTGCCTGTCCACTTGCCCGACCTACGTCTTGACGGGAGACGAGCTCGATAGTCCGCGCGGACGTATCTATCTCATCAAGGACATGCTCGAGCGAGACGTCGCTCCGGAAGACGCGACCGTCACCCACATCGATCGCTGTCTTTCCTGCTTGTCCTGCATGACCACTTGTCCGTCCTCCGTGGATTACATGCATCTGGCCGATATCGCCCGCGCAAGGATTGCGGCGCGCTACAAACGACCTCCGGTCGATCGTCTGTTCCGTGGCGTTCTGGCCCGGGTTCTGCCGTCGCCCCGTCTGTTCGCGCTGGCGATCGGTCTGGGACGCCCGCTGGCCGGCGGCCTGGCCCGTCTGCCCGGGCGTATCGGGACGCTTGGTCGCCTTATCCCGAAGAAAAGAGCGCCCGCGCAAGCTGCAAGGGCACGCGTTTTCGCTCCCGCTGAGGGCCCGCCGCGTCTCCGGGTGGCGCTCCTCGAGGGTTGTGTGCAGACCACGCTGGCGCCGGACATCAACGGCGCCACGATCCGGTTGCTGACCCGTCTTGGCGCCGAGGTTCACATTGTTCCTCGCATCGGCTGTTGTGGGGCGCTCGCACATCATCTCGCCGATCACAAGCGGGCCCGGCGCCAGGCGCGGCGCAACGTACGGCACTGGTCGCGAGCGTTGGATAGGCCGGGCCTCGATGCGGTCGTCGCCAATGCCGCCGGATGTGGCACGCTGATCAAGGATTACGGTCACCTTCTGGCTGGAGACCGGCGCTATGCCGACTCGGCCGCCCGGGTGGCCGCGTGCACTCTCGATGTGAGCGAAGTGGTAGAGCGGTTGATGAACGAAGTTCCATCGCCGACGCTATCGCGCGGGCCGCGTCCGCGGATCGCCTATCATGGCGCCTGTTCCCTCCGGAACGGGCAGAAGATCGAGGCGCTTCCCAAGGCGCTGCTGCGCCGGATGGGCTTCGAGGTCGTCGATATTCCGGAAGGGCATCTCTGCTGCGGTTCGGCCGGAACCTATAATCTGCTGGAGCCGGGGTTCGCCGATATGCTGGGCCGGCGCAAGGCTGAGCGCATCGCGAGAACCGGTGCCGAAATGGTGGCCAGCGGCAATATCGGCTGCCAGATGCAGATCTCCGCCTATAGCGGACTGCCGGTGGTGCACACCGTGGCTCTGCTCGATTGGGCGACGGGCGGGCCCGACCCGCGGGCTGGCGTGTGA
- a CDS encoding PAS domain-containing protein, with protein sequence MTRDASSSRFSESEPGPTAAIAMATEKERLLLALVPRVFRGVPGAAIINSINAVLVAVVFTLEAESGLLAAWTGAVLLVAGFRMLAWWRFNRTPLDRRNIRFWSHVYLLGAGLQGLTWGAAGILLFTPDALPLQVFLILVIGGMGAGALVVSSHYMRAFHAFFFASMPFITISVASMGTVMHTTLAILMVIFMAAMYVFARYLGETIREMVTLELEREALLDQFRDFAEMSGDWFWETGPDMRFTYLSDQVRHVLGLPPSHFIGRTQATSIDWEDSADAWHTYMEMVDARAAFRDLVCSIKHPPDHKTYVALSGKPIFSPDGRFLGYRGTGRQIGGPREVISNTG encoded by the coding sequence ATGACACGTGATGCGTCCAGCAGTCGCTTTTCCGAGTCCGAACCCGGACCCACGGCGGCCATCGCCATGGCGACCGAAAAGGAACGCCTTCTCCTCGCCCTGGTGCCGCGAGTTTTTCGCGGCGTTCCCGGTGCCGCAATCATCAATTCAATCAACGCCGTTCTGGTCGCGGTGGTCTTCACACTGGAGGCGGAATCGGGGCTGCTCGCCGCCTGGACCGGGGCGGTGCTGCTGGTCGCGGGGTTCCGCATGCTGGCCTGGTGGCGGTTCAACCGTACGCCGCTCGATCGCCGGAACATCCGCTTCTGGTCCCATGTGTATCTGCTCGGCGCCGGGTTGCAGGGCCTGACCTGGGGCGCGGCCGGTATATTGCTGTTCACCCCGGATGCCTTGCCGCTCCAGGTTTTCCTTATCCTCGTGATCGGCGGCATGGGAGCGGGCGCGCTCGTCGTGTCGAGCCATTACATGCGGGCCTTCCACGCCTTCTTTTTTGCCAGCATGCCCTTCATCACCATCAGCGTGGCGAGCATGGGCACGGTCATGCACACGACGCTGGCCATCCTTATGGTGATCTTCATGGCCGCCATGTACGTATTCGCTCGCTATCTCGGTGAGACGATCCGCGAGATGGTCACTCTCGAGCTGGAGCGGGAAGCGCTTCTCGATCAGTTCCGGGATTTTGCCGAAATGTCCGGGGACTGGTTCTGGGAGACCGGGCCTGATATGCGATTCACCTATCTTTCCGATCAGGTGCGCCATGTCCTGGGGCTGCCGCCGAGCCATTTTATCGGCCGCACCCAGGCAACCAGTATCGATTGGGAGGATTCGGCCGACGCCTGGCACACTTACATGGAAATGGTGGATGCGCGGGCCGCATTTCGTGACCTCGTATGCTCGATCAAGCATCCACCCGACCACAAGACCTATGTCGCCTTGAGCGGCAAGCCGATCTTCAGCCCCGACGGCCGGTTTCTCGGCTATCGGGGAACGGGCCGCCAGATCGGCGGGCCGAGGGAAGTCATCAGCAATACGGGCTGA
- the gpmA gene encoding 2,3-diphosphoglycerate-dependent phosphoglycerate mutase, with amino-acid sequence MPRLVLLRHGQSEWNLQNRFTGWTDVDLTEAGVTEALEAGEALREAGFRFDRAYTSYLKRAIRTLDLALYRLDRMWIPVEKTWRLNERHYGALQGLDKAETAAKYGDEQVFTWRRSFDTPPPALESGDPRLPDDDPRYTSLAPDQLPHTESLKDTIARVLPYWNSEITSTLEAGEEILVAAHGNSLRALVKHIDGISDADIPGFEIPTGRPLVYELDDSLRPVRRAYIDEY; translated from the coding sequence ATGCCCCGTCTCGTTCTTCTGCGCCACGGCCAAAGCGAATGGAACCTCCAGAACCGCTTCACCGGCTGGACGGATGTGGACCTGACCGAGGCCGGCGTGACCGAGGCGCTGGAAGCCGGCGAAGCGCTCAGGGAGGCGGGTTTCCGTTTCGACCGGGCCTATACCTCTTATCTCAAGCGCGCCATCCGCACCCTCGATCTTGCCCTCTACCGGCTCGACCGGATGTGGATTCCGGTCGAAAAGACCTGGCGTCTGAACGAGCGCCATTACGGCGCGCTGCAAGGGCTCGACAAGGCCGAGACAGCGGCAAAATACGGCGACGAGCAGGTTTTCACGTGGCGTCGCAGTTTCGACACGCCGCCTCCCGCCCTCGAAAGCGGCGATCCACGTCTTCCGGATGATGACCCGCGCTACACCTCGCTCGCGCCCGATCAGTTGCCCCACACCGAGAGCCTGAAGGACACGATCGCCCGTGTCCTGCCCTATTGGAACAGCGAGATTACTTCGACGCTCGAAGCGGGCGAAGAAATACTCGTCGCAGCCCACGGCAACAGCCTCAGAGCCCTGGTCAAGCACATCGACGGCATTTCGGACGCTGACATACCGGGCTTCGAGATCCCGACCGGCCGGCCGCTCGTTTACGAGCTGGACGATAGCCTGCGGCCGGTGCGCCGCGCCTATATCGACGAATACTGA
- a CDS encoding aspartate 1-decarboxylase encodes MQIKVLQSKIHRATVTDADLHYEGSLTLDWTLMTLADLVPYQQIAVYNVTTGARFETYVIEGPADSGVVQVNGAAAHLATKGNLLIIAAYCDISREAARSWHPRLVYVDDHNRPRRATPHAVALNG; translated from the coding sequence ATGCAGATCAAGGTTCTCCAGTCCAAGATTCACCGGGCGACAGTGACCGACGCCGATCTTCACTACGAGGGCAGTCTCACCCTCGACTGGACGCTGATGACGCTCGCCGATCTCGTCCCTTATCAGCAGATCGCGGTTTACAATGTCACCACCGGCGCCCGGTTCGAGACCTATGTGATTGAGGGCCCGGCCGATTCGGGAGTTGTCCAGGTCAACGGCGCGGCCGCCCATCTCGCGACCAAGGGGAACTTGCTGATCATCGCCGCCTATTGCGATATCAGCCGCGAGGCGGCCCGCAGTTGGCATCCGCGTCTGGTTTACGTGGACGACCATAACCGCCCGCGCCGAGCGACTCCGCACGCCGTTGCGCTGAACGGCTAA
- a CDS encoding aromatic-ring-hydroxylating dioxygenase subunit beta — protein sequence MSDLATKIRPVMVHVSPERQLQIETLIADAARLLDDSEFEEWVGLFTDDCVYRITSRENYDGNLPMAVVFCDSKGMLRDRVVSLREANIYNPHYARHLVTNIRVLAEENEVYHVHSSYQVTQTSLDGETRIFSVGRYLDRIVMDGDGPRFKERSVIADTGAIQNLLAVPL from the coding sequence ATGAGCGATCTGGCCACCAAAATCCGTCCGGTGATGGTCCACGTCTCTCCCGAGCGCCAGCTTCAGATCGAGACGCTGATCGCCGACGCGGCGCGCCTGCTCGACGATTCGGAGTTCGAGGAATGGGTCGGCCTGTTTACCGATGACTGCGTCTATCGCATCACGAGCCGCGAAAACTATGACGGGAACCTCCCGATGGCGGTGGTATTCTGCGACAGCAAGGGCATGCTGCGCGATCGTGTGGTCTCCTTGCGCGAAGCCAATATCTATAATCCGCACTACGCCCGCCATCTGGTCACCAATATTCGTGTCCTGGCCGAGGAGAACGAGGTCTATCACGTCCATTCGAGCTACCAGGTGACCCAGACGTCACTGGACGGCGAGACGCGGATTTTCTCGGTCGGCCGGTATCTCGATCGCATCGTGATGGATGGTGACGGACCCCGGTTCAAGGAGCGTAGCGTGATCGCGGATACCGGCGCCATTCAAAACCTGCTGGCCGTACCGCTCTAG
- a CDS encoding aromatic ring-hydroxylating dioxygenase subunit alpha, with translation MCPDSTPSTGVHGADLVWPASDYSRVPYRVYTDQEIYDREQARIFRGHTWSYIGLEAEIPNPGDFFLSFIGDTSIIVNRTEAGEVAAFLNKCTHRGAVLCRKLRGTVDDHTHTCVYHQWSFDLEGNLQGVPYRRGIKGQGGMAKSFDLKEHGLERVRVACHKGGIFGTFSEEVEPFADYIGPEVLAYVDRVFYKPLKVLGYARQAIPANWKLYAENTKDPYHAGLLHLFHATFGTYRSTQKGGVVLDQLGRHSALFAKAGTDDKATLKDAYDETSFKGVSENQSAFKLSDPSLMKGRPEFEDGISNLITLLFPSVVIQQIANTLATRKIIPKGPDAFELYWTYFGYADDDAEMDSFRLKQANMIGPAGFISMEDGEATRLVQKAAGQGRRELSVLDMGGDGPIETQTHLVTEVPIRGMWREYARFMGYAPAGGSA, from the coding sequence ATGTGTCCCGATTCCACGCCATCCACCGGCGTCCACGGCGCTGATTTGGTCTGGCCGGCAAGCGACTACTCCCGCGTCCCTTATCGGGTTTACACGGACCAGGAAATTTACGATCGCGAGCAAGCGCGGATCTTTCGGGGCCACACATGGTCCTATATCGGTCTCGAAGCCGAGATTCCCAATCCCGGGGATTTCTTCCTCAGCTTCATTGGCGATACGTCGATCATCGTGAACCGGACCGAGGCCGGCGAGGTCGCTGCGTTTCTCAACAAGTGCACCCATCGCGGCGCGGTCCTGTGCCGCAAGCTGCGCGGCACCGTGGACGACCACACGCACACCTGTGTCTATCATCAGTGGAGCTTTGATCTGGAAGGCAACCTTCAGGGTGTGCCCTACCGGCGGGGGATCAAGGGCCAGGGTGGAATGGCCAAGAGCTTCGATCTGAAGGAACACGGGCTCGAGCGCGTCCGCGTCGCCTGCCACAAGGGGGGCATCTTCGGCACCTTCAGCGAGGAGGTCGAGCCGTTCGCGGATTACATCGGCCCGGAAGTGCTCGCCTATGTCGACCGGGTGTTCTACAAGCCCCTCAAGGTGCTGGGCTACGCGCGCCAGGCCATCCCGGCGAACTGGAAACTCTATGCCGAGAACACCAAGGACCCCTATCACGCGGGCCTGCTGCATCTTTTCCATGCAACGTTCGGAACCTATCGCTCGACCCAGAAGGGCGGCGTCGTGCTGGACCAACTGGGCCGCCACTCGGCACTGTTCGCCAAGGCCGGGACGGACGACAAGGCAACGCTTAAAGACGCCTATGACGAGACCAGTTTCAAGGGCGTCAGCGAGAATCAATCGGCCTTCAAACTGTCTGATCCGTCCCTGATGAAGGGGCGTCCCGAGTTCGAGGACGGCATTTCGAACCTGATCACTCTTTTGTTCCCGAGCGTCGTCATCCAGCAAATCGCCAACACACTGGCCACTCGAAAAATCATTCCCAAGGGGCCCGACGCGTTCGAGCTTTACTGGACATATTTCGGCTATGCTGACGATGACGCGGAAATGGATTCGTTCCGCCTCAAGCAGGCCAACATGATCGGCCCGGCCGGATTCATCTCGATGGAGGACGGCGAGGCCACGCGGCTGGTGCAAAAAGCGGCCGGACAGGGCCGCCGCGAGCTGTCCGTTCTCGACATGGGCGGGGACGGCCCGATCGAAACCCAGACACACCTTGTCACCGAGGTGCCGATCCGGGGCATGTGGCGCGAGTATGCGCGGTTCATGGGCTACGCCCCGGCGGGAGGCAGCGCATGA
- a CDS encoding Lrp/AsnC ligand binding domain-containing protein yields MQTIFVLIKCELGKAYEVADQTVENVPEVSEVHSVSGQYDLLVKCVLDSKADIGHFVTEKLQPLPGVKDTFTIIAFKAFT; encoded by the coding sequence GTGCAGACCATTTTCGTATTGATCAAATGCGAACTGGGGAAGGCCTACGAGGTGGCCGACCAGACCGTGGAGAATGTGCCGGAGGTCTCCGAGGTGCACTCGGTCTCGGGCCAGTATGACCTGCTGGTGAAATGCGTCCTCGACAGCAAGGCCGATATCGGACATTTCGTCACCGAGAAGCTGCAGCCGCTGCCCGGAGTCAAGGACACGTTCACCATAATTGCCTTCAAGGCATTTACTTGA
- a CDS encoding TonB family protein, which produces MIDKARAAAPPLPLWLTAGGWSLAVHSVAVAGLLAWGAIEAPRFQTRQVEVEISGLPAPAASRAEPAQPPSHAEPPADPARAGATPFASPTASLATLPTVRPPVPSPAPPPVPGTVSSGTQGAEPREPVPPARVSPGRAAAVAAPDYRPAQLNNRKPHYPLSARRRNQEGRVVLEAEVTASGSSTAVQIVQSSGVAALDQAAMEAVRDWRFLPGRRDGVPVTASVSIPVVFRLK; this is translated from the coding sequence ATGATCGACAAGGCGCGCGCTGCTGCTCCCCCTCTCCCGCTCTGGCTTACCGCCGGCGGCTGGTCACTCGCCGTCCACAGCGTTGCCGTAGCGGGACTGCTGGCATGGGGCGCAATCGAGGCGCCCCGATTCCAGACCCGACAGGTCGAAGTCGAAATCTCCGGTCTGCCTGCCCCCGCCGCGTCGCGCGCCGAGCCGGCGCAGCCGCCGTCGCACGCCGAGCCCCCGGCCGATCCGGCGCGGGCCGGCGCCACCCCTTTCGCGAGTCCGACAGCCTCACTCGCAACCTTGCCCACCGTCCGGCCACCCGTACCCTCGCCCGCCCCGCCGCCAGTGCCGGGCACGGTATCATCGGGGACCCAGGGAGCCGAGCCACGCGAGCCGGTGCCGCCGGCCAGGGTTTCCCCCGGACGCGCGGCCGCTGTCGCAGCGCCCGACTACCGGCCCGCGCAGCTCAATAACCGCAAGCCCCATTATCCGCTGAGCGCGCGGCGCCGAAATCAGGAAGGCCGGGTGGTGCTGGAGGCTGAAGTGACGGCGAGCGGTTCAAGCACGGCCGTGCAGATCGTCCAGAGCAGCGGCGTGGCCGCCCTCGATCAGGCGGCGATGGAAGCGGTCAGGGATTGGCGGTTCTTGCCCGGTCGGCGCGACGGTGTCCCGGTGACGGCGAGCGTCTCGATTCCGGTCGTCTTTCGCCTCAAGTAA
- a CDS encoding aspartate/glutamate racemase family protein translates to MANKKRVKIIFPVPLNEHTRGMVEPQIPPEMVRPEFEIEFVGSKGLMSLASSYYDMLIMEMIVFEAGLKSEEEGFDCVCINTVSDSALAALRSRLTIPVIGPGQSAFHTAAMLGKKFSIISMWDEWFPMYRKSLREYGLEDKVASLRSINTRPDVQELLAGKEEIVFGKLEEQARKAIDEDGADVIVLGSTTMHQSHKYLSEKLPVPVINPGQIAYKLCEVFLELGLSHSKKAFPTPEKPQDDHIFAPR, encoded by the coding sequence ATGGCCAACAAGAAACGCGTCAAGATCATTTTCCCCGTGCCACTGAACGAACACACGCGGGGCATGGTCGAGCCGCAGATTCCGCCCGAAATGGTGCGGCCGGAATTCGAGATCGAGTTCGTCGGCTCAAAGGGCCTGATGTCTCTGGCCAGCAGCTACTACGATATGCTGATCATGGAGATGATCGTGTTCGAGGCCGGGCTTAAATCGGAAGAAGAAGGCTTTGATTGCGTGTGCATCAATACGGTCAGCGATTCCGCGCTGGCCGCCCTGCGTTCGCGCCTGACAATTCCCGTGATCGGCCCCGGCCAGTCCGCCTTCCACACGGCGGCGATGCTGGGCAAGAAGTTTTCGATCATCTCGATGTGGGATGAATGGTTCCCGATGTATCGAAAATCGCTGCGTGAGTACGGACTTGAGGACAAGGTCGCCTCGCTACGCTCGATCAATACGCGCCCGGACGTGCAGGAATTGCTGGCCGGCAAGGAGGAAATCGTTTTCGGCAAGCTCGAGGAGCAGGCGCGCAAGGCGATCGATGAGGATGGAGCCGACGTGATCGTGCTGGGCTCGACCACCATGCATCAGTCTCACAAATACCTGTCCGAGAAGCTGCCGGTGCCGGTCATCAATCCTGGCCAGATTGCCTACAAGCTCTGCGAGGTTTTCCTCGAGCTTGGGCTCTCGCATTCCAAGAAGGCGTTTCCGACGCCGGAAAAGCCGCAGGACGACCATATTTTTGCGCCGCGATAA
- a CDS encoding SDR family NAD(P)-dependent oxidoreductase: MEIKGAVALVTGANGGLGTAFVRGLLKAGAKHVYAAARDPGALSGLASEFDDRITTVRLDINDPAQAAGAASQCSDLSLLVNNAGANLYAGVLADNAIDAARTEIETNFFGTLNMCRTFAPVLAGNGGGGIINILSIAGIGSFPMMGTYSASKAAQLSLTQSVRADLKGQGTRVYAVLPAAIDTPLTANYEGPKDPPEGVVADTLAGVMKDEAYIWPVSAAHFRDVVGTGGWDLADQLAAFSEQ, from the coding sequence ATGGAAATCAAGGGCGCGGTCGCGCTGGTCACCGGCGCGAATGGAGGATTGGGGACCGCTTTTGTCCGGGGCCTGCTGAAGGCGGGCGCGAAACACGTCTATGCAGCGGCGCGCGATCCCGGTGCGCTGTCGGGCCTCGCCTCGGAATTTGACGATCGCATCACGACCGTTCGCCTCGACATCAACGACCCGGCGCAGGCCGCCGGCGCCGCCAGTCAGTGTTCGGATCTGAGCCTGCTGGTGAACAACGCCGGCGCAAATCTGTATGCCGGGGTGCTCGCGGATAACGCCATCGACGCCGCCCGGACCGAGATCGAGACCAACTTTTTCGGGACGCTGAACATGTGCCGCACCTTCGCGCCGGTTCTCGCCGGCAACGGCGGCGGTGGCATCATCAACATCCTGAGCATCGCCGGAATCGGCAGTTTCCCGATGATGGGCACGTATTCAGCCTCGAAGGCGGCGCAGCTTTCGCTGACGCAAAGTGTGCGGGCCGACCTGAAGGGGCAGGGCACGCGGGTCTATGCCGTGCTGCCGGCCGCGATCGACACGCCGCTGACGGCAAATTACGAGGGACCGAAGGACCCGCCCGAGGGGGTGGTCGCCGATACCCTTGCAGGTGTGATGAAGGACGAAGCCTATATCTGGCCGGTGAGTGCAGCCCATTTCCGGGACGTCGTCGGCACCGGCGGCTGGGACCTTGCCGATCAACTCGCCGCCTTTTCCGAGCAGTGA